A genomic window from Vitis riparia cultivar Riparia Gloire de Montpellier isolate 1030 chromosome 18, EGFV_Vit.rip_1.0, whole genome shotgun sequence includes:
- the LOC117907796 gene encoding disease resistance protein RPV1-like isoform X1: protein MASSGTSSFQWRWDVFLSFRGEDTRFNFTDHLCRELMRRGVRTFRDDEGLERGGEIQPSLLKAIEDSMISVVVFSENYAHSKWCLDELDKIMQCSREKGQKVLPIFYHVDPSDVRKQTGSFGEVFARYGNATEERVPRWRAALSQAGGLAGWNVMHGYESNIIHLITQNVSNMLKHKRLHVDENLVGMDSRLEEMNALLSMGSNDVCMIGIYGLGGIGKTTLAKVICNEIAHQFEDAIFLSNVREVVETHRLLELQRQLLADILGEKFVRISNIDEGISLIKKTLCSRKVLIILDDVCDLADLEALAGNNQWFGSGSRIVITTRDKHILDAHGVDQLYEVRGLESEEAFQLFCSIAFKKNLPEEGYLNLSNRAVNYGGGIPLALKVLGSSLYGMTIPQWESALDKLQRKPAVKIQEVLRRSFDGLDRTEKELFLDVACFFRGDDVNFVARILGSSAPSGIRVLNDRSLISISDNKIMMHDLIKQMGWEIVREECPTRPGRRSRLWDPEDVRAVLAQNTGTEAIEGISFDLSALGEIQFTTEAFNNMKGLRLLKVFRDELLSNDPNTVHLPEEFEFPSYELRYLHWDGWSLESLPSNFKGENLVELSLKHSSLKHLWKEKKVKCLDNLKVMDLSHSPYLVECPDLSVAPSLETLNLDGCTSLHEVNPSIARLKNLKTLNLGNCKMLHYFPRITGLESLEVLNLSGCSRLKKFPDMEANMRSLLELDLAATPIVKLPSSVGYLRWLVLLNMKSCKDLWALPGRICDLKSLKTLILSGCSKLESLPENMESMEHLERLLLDRTSIRELPHSILHLKRLVLLNLRKCKDLRSLPNSICELKSLETLIVSGCSKLNRLPEDLGMLQCLTSLQADGTAITKPPITLVHLTDLRELSFSGCKGSTSNFWISSLTFRLLHRENSDDIGLQLPSLSGLRFIENLDLSDCNLMEGTIDNKLCHLDRLEVLNLSRNQFVSIPADISRLSNLRVLLVRQCQRLQKIPKLPPSIKLLDACDCPSLKSLPIPSPMIIPQHQLVSTWLCPVKFMLWNCSGLYPDDEAMVLERLHQVSFSLSLSQWYYYINIIKCMVQKLFPEIGYSILIPGSRIPKWAWHENMGASVSATLPPDWLDYNLLGIALCGVFALEAGETIQRLGGICCNFECSEGPYFSHSISWTHSGDRVVETDHVWMVYLPRTQFVKSKSTHASVFKHIKASFSLSGASHEVKKMCDLSYIGPKYKW from the exons ATGGCTTCTTCAGGCACCTCTTCTTTTCAATGGAGATGGGATGTTTTTTTGAGCTTTAGAGGGGAAGACACCCGTTTCAATTTTACGGATCATCTTTGCAGGGAGTTGATGCGGAGGGGTGTTCGCACCTTCAGAGATGATGAAGGACTTGAAAGAGGAGGAGAGATTCAACCTTCACTCTTGAAAGCTATTGAAGATTCAATGATTTCTGTGGTCGTTTTTTCGGAAAACTATGCTCATTCAAAATGGTGCTTGGATGAGCTTGATAAGATCATGCAGTGCAGCAGAGAAAAGGGCCAAAAAGTTCTACCAATTTTCTACCATGTGGATCCGTCTGATGTGCGGAAACAAACGGGAAGTTTTGGAGAAGTATTTGCAAGATACGGAAACGCCACTGAGGAGAGGGTGCCGAGATGGAGGGCGGCACTGAGCCAAGCCGGCGGTTTGGCTGGATGGAATGTGATGCATGG GTATGAATCTAACATCATTCATCTCATTACTCAAAACGTTTCCAATATGCTGAAGCATAAACGCTTACATGTTGATGAGAACCTCGTCGGAATGGATTCCCGTTTGGAAGAAATGAATGCACTATTAAGTATGGGGTCAAATGATGTTTGCATGATAGGAATATATGGACTTGGTGGAATAGGAAAGACCACCCTCGCCAAAGTAATATGCAACGAAATTgctcatcaatttgaagatgctATCTTTCTTTCAAATGTTCGTGAGGTAGTGGAAACCCATCGATTGCTTGAATTACAAAGACAACTTCTAGCAGATATCCTAGGGGAAAAATTTGTACGCATAAGCAACATTGATGAAGGCATTAGCTTGATAAAGAAGACGCTCTGCTCTAGAAAGGTTCTTATCATTCTCGATGATGTTTGTGATTTGGCTGACTTAGAAGCGTTGGCTGGAAACAATCAATGGTTCGGTTCAGGTAGTAGAATTGTTATAACAACCAGAGATAAACATATATTAGATGCGCATGGAGTTGATCAATTGTATGAGGTTCGGGGATTAGAATCTGAGGAAGCTTTTCAACTGTTTTGTTCCATTGCGTTCAAGAAAAACCTTCCTGAGGAAGGTTATTTGAACCTCTCCAACCGTGCAGTAAATTATGGCGGAGGAATACCGTTGGCTCTTAAAGTTTTGGGATCTAGCCTATATGGTATGACCATACCTCAATGGGAAAGTGCTCTGGATAAGCTACAAAGAAAACCGGCAGTGAAAATCCAAGAGGTACTTAGAAGAAGTTTCGATGGACTAGATCGCACAGAAAAGGAACTGTTCCTTGATGTTGCATGCTTCTTCAGAGGGGATGACGTAAATTTTGTTGCACGTATACTTGGTAGTTCTGCACCTAGCGGAATCAGAGTTCTCAATGATAGATCTCTCATCAGTATCTCAGACAACAAGATAATGATGCATGATTTGATAAAACAAATGGGTTGGGAAATCGTTCGGGAAGAATGCCCTACAAGACCTGGCCGAAGAAGTAGATTGTGGGATCCAGAGGATGTCCGTGCTGTGTTGGCACAAAATACG GGGACTGAGGCAATTGAAGGGATATCCTTTGATTTGTCGGCATTAGGAGAAATACAGTTTACAACTGAAGCTTTTAACAATATGAAAGGACTTCGACTCCTCAAGGTCTTCAGGGACGAACTTTTATCAAATGATCCTAACACAGTGCACCTTCCTGAAGAATTCGAATTTCCTTCCTATGAATTAAGATATCTTCATTGGGATGGATGGAGTTTGGAATCATTGCCATCAAATTTTAAAGGTGAGAACCTGGTTGAACTCAGTTTGAAGCATAGCAGCTTAAAACACCTTTGGAAAGAGAAGAAGGTAAAG TGTCTTGACAATTTAAAGGTCATGGATCTCAGTCACTCTCCATACCTGGTTGAATGTCCGGACTTGTCTGTTGCACCATCTCTGGAGACACTAAATCTTGATGGTTGTACAAGTTTGCATGAGGTGAACCCATCCATTGCTAGGCTGAAAAATCTTAAAACGTTGAATTTGGGAAACTGCAAGATGCTTCACTATTTTCCCAGAATCACTGGATTGGAATCTCTTGAAGTTCTTAATCTTTCTGGGTGCTCAAGACTTAAGAAGTTTCCAGACATGGAAGCCAATATGAGGTCTTTATTGGAGCTTGATTTGGCAGCCACTCCTATCGTAAAACTTCCCTCATCGGTTGGGTATCTCCGATGgcttgttttattaaatatgaaaagctGCAAAGACCTTTGGGCCCTTCCTGGCAGAATTTGTGATTTGAAATCCCTCAAAACTCTCATCCTTTCTGGCTGTTCAAAACTAGAGAGTCTTCCAGAGAACATGGAAAGTATGGAACATTTGGAAAGGCTTCTTTTAGATAGAACATCTATAAGAGAGCTGCCCCATTCAATTCTTCATCTCAAAAGGCTTGTGTTACTGAATCTTAGAAAATGCAAAGACCTCAGGAGTCTTCCAAATAGCATTTGTGAGTTGAAATCTCTTGAAACCCTCATTGTTTCTGGTTGTTCAAAACTCAACAGATTGCCAGAGGACCTGGGAATGTTGCAATGCTTAACGAGTCTTCAAGCTGATGGAACTGCCATAACAAAACCACCCATCACACTTGTTCATTTGACAGACCTTAGAGAGTTATCATTTAGTGGATGCAAAGGATCAACATCTAACTTCTGGATCTCATCCCTTACATTCAGGTTACTGCATAGAGAAAATTCAGATGATATTGGTTTGCAGTTGCCTTCTTTGTCAGGTCTACGCTTCATAGAAAATTTAGATCTAAGTGACTGCAATTTAATGGAAGGAACAATCGATAACAAGCTTTGCCACTTGGACCGTCTGGAAGTATTAAACCTCAGCAGAAACCAATTCGTTAGCATACCTGCAGACATCAGTAGACTTTCTAATCTGAGAGTTCTTTTGGTGAGGCAGTGTCAGCGACTTCAAAAAATTCCGAAGCTTCCACCAAGCATAAAATTATTAGATGCCTGTGATTGCCCCTCCCTGAAGTCTTTACCGATTCCATCTCCGATGATAATCCCACAACACCAGTTGGTTTCCACTTGGCTTTGTCCTGTAAAATTCATGCTATGGAATTGCTCCGGACTATATCCGGATGATGAGGCAATGGTATTAGAGAGACTTCATCAggtctctttctctctctctctctctcaatggTATTATTATATTAACATTATAAAATGCATGGTGCAGAAACTTTTTCCAGAAATAGGATACAGTATTTTGATTCCTGGAAGTAGGATTCCAAAGTGGGCCTGGCATGAGAATATGGGAGCTTCAGTTTCAGCAACCCTGCCTCCAGATTGGCTTGACTATAACTTATTGGGGATTGCTCTATGTGGCGTGTTTGCACTTGAGGCGGGCGAAACTATTCAGCGGCTTGGTGGGATTTGCTGTAATTTTGAATGCAGTGAAGGACCTTATTTTAGTCATTCCATCTCTTGGACACACAGTGGAGACAGAGTTGTTGAGACGGACCACGTGTGGATGGTGTATCTACCTCGCACTCAATTTGTGAAATCAAAGTCTACCCATGCCAGTGTGTTCAAGCACATCAAGGCTTCTTTTAGTCTATCAGGGGCATCCCATGAGGTGAAAAAAATGTGCGATCTGTCTTATATAGGCCCCAAATACAAGTGgtaa
- the LOC117907796 gene encoding disease resistance protein RPV1-like isoform X3 — MASSGTSSFQWRWDVFLSFRGEDTRFNFTDHLCRELMRRGVRTFRDDEGLERGGEIQPSLLKAIEDSMISVVVFSENYAHSKWCLDELDKIMQCSREKGQKVLPIFYHVDPSDVRKQTGSFGEVFARYGNATEERVPRWRAALSQAGGLAGWNVMHGYESNIIHLITQNVSNMLKHKRLHVDENLVGMDSRLEEMNALLSMGSNDVCMIGIYGLGGIGKTTLAKVICNEIAHQFEDAIFLSNVREVVETHRLLELQRQLLADILGEKFVRISNIDEGISLIKKTLCSRKVLIILDDVCDLADLEALAGNNQWFGSGSRIVITTRDKHILDAHGVDQLYEVRGLESEEAFQLFCSIAFKKNLPEEGYLNLSNRAVNYGGGIPLALKVLGSSLYGMTIPQWESALDKLQRKPAVKIQEVLRRSFDGLDRTEKELFLDVACFFRGDDVNFVARILGSSAPSGIRVLNDRSLISISDNKIMMHDLIKQMGWEIVREECPTRPGRRSRLWDPEDVRAVLAQNTGTEAIEGISFDLSALGEIQFTTEAFNNMKGLRLLKVFRDELLSNDPNTVHLPEEFEFPSYELRYLHWDGWSLESLPSNFKGENLVELSLKHSSLKHLWKEKKVKCLDNLKVMDLSHSPYLVECPDLSVAPSLETLNLDGCTSLHEVNPSIARLKNLKTLNLGNCKMLHYFPRITGLESLEVLNLSGCSRLKKFPDMEANMRSLLELDLAATPIVKLPSSVGYLRWLVLLNMKSCKDLWALPGRICDLKSLKTLILSGCSKLESLPENMESMEHLERLLLDRTSIRELPHSILHLKRLVLLNLRKCKDLRSLPNSICELKSLETLIVSGCSKLNRLPEDLGMLQCLTSLQADGTAITKPPITLVHLTDLRELSFSGCKGSTSNFWISSLTFRLLHRENSDDIGLQLPSLSGLRFIENLDLSDCNLMEGTIDNKLCHLDRLEVLNLSRNQFVSIPADISRLSNLRVLLVRQCQRLQKIPKLPPSIKLLDACDCPSLKSLPIPSPMIIPQHQLVSTWLCPVKFMLWNCSGLYPDDEAMVLERLHQKLFPEIGYSILIPGSRIPKWAWHENMGASVSATLPPDWLDYNLLGIALCGVFALEAGETIQRLGGICCNFECSEGPYFSHSISWTHSGDRVVETDHVWMVYLPRTQFVKSKSTHASVFKHIKASFSLSGASHEVKKMCDLSYIGPKYKW, encoded by the exons ATGGCTTCTTCAGGCACCTCTTCTTTTCAATGGAGATGGGATGTTTTTTTGAGCTTTAGAGGGGAAGACACCCGTTTCAATTTTACGGATCATCTTTGCAGGGAGTTGATGCGGAGGGGTGTTCGCACCTTCAGAGATGATGAAGGACTTGAAAGAGGAGGAGAGATTCAACCTTCACTCTTGAAAGCTATTGAAGATTCAATGATTTCTGTGGTCGTTTTTTCGGAAAACTATGCTCATTCAAAATGGTGCTTGGATGAGCTTGATAAGATCATGCAGTGCAGCAGAGAAAAGGGCCAAAAAGTTCTACCAATTTTCTACCATGTGGATCCGTCTGATGTGCGGAAACAAACGGGAAGTTTTGGAGAAGTATTTGCAAGATACGGAAACGCCACTGAGGAGAGGGTGCCGAGATGGAGGGCGGCACTGAGCCAAGCCGGCGGTTTGGCTGGATGGAATGTGATGCATGG GTATGAATCTAACATCATTCATCTCATTACTCAAAACGTTTCCAATATGCTGAAGCATAAACGCTTACATGTTGATGAGAACCTCGTCGGAATGGATTCCCGTTTGGAAGAAATGAATGCACTATTAAGTATGGGGTCAAATGATGTTTGCATGATAGGAATATATGGACTTGGTGGAATAGGAAAGACCACCCTCGCCAAAGTAATATGCAACGAAATTgctcatcaatttgaagatgctATCTTTCTTTCAAATGTTCGTGAGGTAGTGGAAACCCATCGATTGCTTGAATTACAAAGACAACTTCTAGCAGATATCCTAGGGGAAAAATTTGTACGCATAAGCAACATTGATGAAGGCATTAGCTTGATAAAGAAGACGCTCTGCTCTAGAAAGGTTCTTATCATTCTCGATGATGTTTGTGATTTGGCTGACTTAGAAGCGTTGGCTGGAAACAATCAATGGTTCGGTTCAGGTAGTAGAATTGTTATAACAACCAGAGATAAACATATATTAGATGCGCATGGAGTTGATCAATTGTATGAGGTTCGGGGATTAGAATCTGAGGAAGCTTTTCAACTGTTTTGTTCCATTGCGTTCAAGAAAAACCTTCCTGAGGAAGGTTATTTGAACCTCTCCAACCGTGCAGTAAATTATGGCGGAGGAATACCGTTGGCTCTTAAAGTTTTGGGATCTAGCCTATATGGTATGACCATACCTCAATGGGAAAGTGCTCTGGATAAGCTACAAAGAAAACCGGCAGTGAAAATCCAAGAGGTACTTAGAAGAAGTTTCGATGGACTAGATCGCACAGAAAAGGAACTGTTCCTTGATGTTGCATGCTTCTTCAGAGGGGATGACGTAAATTTTGTTGCACGTATACTTGGTAGTTCTGCACCTAGCGGAATCAGAGTTCTCAATGATAGATCTCTCATCAGTATCTCAGACAACAAGATAATGATGCATGATTTGATAAAACAAATGGGTTGGGAAATCGTTCGGGAAGAATGCCCTACAAGACCTGGCCGAAGAAGTAGATTGTGGGATCCAGAGGATGTCCGTGCTGTGTTGGCACAAAATACG GGGACTGAGGCAATTGAAGGGATATCCTTTGATTTGTCGGCATTAGGAGAAATACAGTTTACAACTGAAGCTTTTAACAATATGAAAGGACTTCGACTCCTCAAGGTCTTCAGGGACGAACTTTTATCAAATGATCCTAACACAGTGCACCTTCCTGAAGAATTCGAATTTCCTTCCTATGAATTAAGATATCTTCATTGGGATGGATGGAGTTTGGAATCATTGCCATCAAATTTTAAAGGTGAGAACCTGGTTGAACTCAGTTTGAAGCATAGCAGCTTAAAACACCTTTGGAAAGAGAAGAAGGTAAAG TGTCTTGACAATTTAAAGGTCATGGATCTCAGTCACTCTCCATACCTGGTTGAATGTCCGGACTTGTCTGTTGCACCATCTCTGGAGACACTAAATCTTGATGGTTGTACAAGTTTGCATGAGGTGAACCCATCCATTGCTAGGCTGAAAAATCTTAAAACGTTGAATTTGGGAAACTGCAAGATGCTTCACTATTTTCCCAGAATCACTGGATTGGAATCTCTTGAAGTTCTTAATCTTTCTGGGTGCTCAAGACTTAAGAAGTTTCCAGACATGGAAGCCAATATGAGGTCTTTATTGGAGCTTGATTTGGCAGCCACTCCTATCGTAAAACTTCCCTCATCGGTTGGGTATCTCCGATGgcttgttttattaaatatgaaaagctGCAAAGACCTTTGGGCCCTTCCTGGCAGAATTTGTGATTTGAAATCCCTCAAAACTCTCATCCTTTCTGGCTGTTCAAAACTAGAGAGTCTTCCAGAGAACATGGAAAGTATGGAACATTTGGAAAGGCTTCTTTTAGATAGAACATCTATAAGAGAGCTGCCCCATTCAATTCTTCATCTCAAAAGGCTTGTGTTACTGAATCTTAGAAAATGCAAAGACCTCAGGAGTCTTCCAAATAGCATTTGTGAGTTGAAATCTCTTGAAACCCTCATTGTTTCTGGTTGTTCAAAACTCAACAGATTGCCAGAGGACCTGGGAATGTTGCAATGCTTAACGAGTCTTCAAGCTGATGGAACTGCCATAACAAAACCACCCATCACACTTGTTCATTTGACAGACCTTAGAGAGTTATCATTTAGTGGATGCAAAGGATCAACATCTAACTTCTGGATCTCATCCCTTACATTCAGGTTACTGCATAGAGAAAATTCAGATGATATTGGTTTGCAGTTGCCTTCTTTGTCAGGTCTACGCTTCATAGAAAATTTAGATCTAAGTGACTGCAATTTAATGGAAGGAACAATCGATAACAAGCTTTGCCACTTGGACCGTCTGGAAGTATTAAACCTCAGCAGAAACCAATTCGTTAGCATACCTGCAGACATCAGTAGACTTTCTAATCTGAGAGTTCTTTTGGTGAGGCAGTGTCAGCGACTTCAAAAAATTCCGAAGCTTCCACCAAGCATAAAATTATTAGATGCCTGTGATTGCCCCTCCCTGAAGTCTTTACCGATTCCATCTCCGATGATAATCCCACAACACCAGTTGGTTTCCACTTGGCTTTGTCCTGTAAAATTCATGCTATGGAATTGCTCCGGACTATATCCGGATGATGAGGCAATGGTATTAGAGAGACTTCATCAg AAACTTTTTCCAGAAATAGGATACAGTATTTTGATTCCTGGAAGTAGGATTCCAAAGTGGGCCTGGCATGAGAATATGGGAGCTTCAGTTTCAGCAACCCTGCCTCCAGATTGGCTTGACTATAACTTATTGGGGATTGCTCTATGTGGCGTGTTTGCACTTGAGGCGGGCGAAACTATTCAGCGGCTTGGTGGGATTTGCTGTAATTTTGAATGCAGTGAAGGACCTTATTTTAGTCATTCCATCTCTTGGACACACAGTGGAGACAGAGTTGTTGAGACGGACCACGTGTGGATGGTGTATCTACCTCGCACTCAATTTGTGAAATCAAAGTCTACCCATGCCAGTGTGTTCAAGCACATCAAGGCTTCTTTTAGTCTATCAGGGGCATCCCATGAGGTGAAAAAAATGTGCGATCTGTCTTATATAGGCCCCAAATACAAGTGgtaa
- the LOC117907796 gene encoding disease resistance protein RPV1-like isoform X2, with the protein MASSGTSSFQWRWDVFLSFRGEDTRFNFTDHLCRELMRRGVRTFRDDEGLERGGEIQPSLLKAIEDSMISVVVFSENYAHSKWCLDELDKIMQCSREKGQKVLPIFYHVDPSDVRKQTGSFGEVFARYGNATEERVPRWRAALSQAGGLAGWNVMHGYESNIIHLITQNVSNMLKHKRLHVDENLVGMDSRLEEMNALLSMGSNDVCMIGIYGLGGIGKTTLAKVICNEIAHQFEDAIFLSNVREVVETHRLLELQRQLLADILGEKFVRISNIDEGISLIKKTLCSRKVLIILDDVCDLADLEALAGNNQWFGSGSRIVITTRDKHILDAHGVDQLYEVRGLESEEAFQLFCSIAFKKNLPEEGYLNLSNRAVNYGGGIPLALKVLGSSLYGMTIPQWESALDKLQRKPAVKIQEVLRRSFDGLDRTEKELFLDVACFFRGDDVNFVARILGSSAPSGIRVLNDRSLISISDNKIMMHDLIKQMGWEIVREECPTRPGRRSRLWDPEDVRAVLAQNTGTEAIEGISFDLSALGEIQFTTEAFNNMKGLRLLKVFRDELLSNDPNTVHLPEEFEFPSYELRYLHWDGWSLESLPSNFKGENLVELSLKHSSLKHLWKEKKCLDNLKVMDLSHSPYLVECPDLSVAPSLETLNLDGCTSLHEVNPSIARLKNLKTLNLGNCKMLHYFPRITGLESLEVLNLSGCSRLKKFPDMEANMRSLLELDLAATPIVKLPSSVGYLRWLVLLNMKSCKDLWALPGRICDLKSLKTLILSGCSKLESLPENMESMEHLERLLLDRTSIRELPHSILHLKRLVLLNLRKCKDLRSLPNSICELKSLETLIVSGCSKLNRLPEDLGMLQCLTSLQADGTAITKPPITLVHLTDLRELSFSGCKGSTSNFWISSLTFRLLHRENSDDIGLQLPSLSGLRFIENLDLSDCNLMEGTIDNKLCHLDRLEVLNLSRNQFVSIPADISRLSNLRVLLVRQCQRLQKIPKLPPSIKLLDACDCPSLKSLPIPSPMIIPQHQLVSTWLCPVKFMLWNCSGLYPDDEAMVLERLHQVSFSLSLSQWYYYINIIKCMVQKLFPEIGYSILIPGSRIPKWAWHENMGASVSATLPPDWLDYNLLGIALCGVFALEAGETIQRLGGICCNFECSEGPYFSHSISWTHSGDRVVETDHVWMVYLPRTQFVKSKSTHASVFKHIKASFSLSGASHEVKKMCDLSYIGPKYKW; encoded by the exons ATGGCTTCTTCAGGCACCTCTTCTTTTCAATGGAGATGGGATGTTTTTTTGAGCTTTAGAGGGGAAGACACCCGTTTCAATTTTACGGATCATCTTTGCAGGGAGTTGATGCGGAGGGGTGTTCGCACCTTCAGAGATGATGAAGGACTTGAAAGAGGAGGAGAGATTCAACCTTCACTCTTGAAAGCTATTGAAGATTCAATGATTTCTGTGGTCGTTTTTTCGGAAAACTATGCTCATTCAAAATGGTGCTTGGATGAGCTTGATAAGATCATGCAGTGCAGCAGAGAAAAGGGCCAAAAAGTTCTACCAATTTTCTACCATGTGGATCCGTCTGATGTGCGGAAACAAACGGGAAGTTTTGGAGAAGTATTTGCAAGATACGGAAACGCCACTGAGGAGAGGGTGCCGAGATGGAGGGCGGCACTGAGCCAAGCCGGCGGTTTGGCTGGATGGAATGTGATGCATGG GTATGAATCTAACATCATTCATCTCATTACTCAAAACGTTTCCAATATGCTGAAGCATAAACGCTTACATGTTGATGAGAACCTCGTCGGAATGGATTCCCGTTTGGAAGAAATGAATGCACTATTAAGTATGGGGTCAAATGATGTTTGCATGATAGGAATATATGGACTTGGTGGAATAGGAAAGACCACCCTCGCCAAAGTAATATGCAACGAAATTgctcatcaatttgaagatgctATCTTTCTTTCAAATGTTCGTGAGGTAGTGGAAACCCATCGATTGCTTGAATTACAAAGACAACTTCTAGCAGATATCCTAGGGGAAAAATTTGTACGCATAAGCAACATTGATGAAGGCATTAGCTTGATAAAGAAGACGCTCTGCTCTAGAAAGGTTCTTATCATTCTCGATGATGTTTGTGATTTGGCTGACTTAGAAGCGTTGGCTGGAAACAATCAATGGTTCGGTTCAGGTAGTAGAATTGTTATAACAACCAGAGATAAACATATATTAGATGCGCATGGAGTTGATCAATTGTATGAGGTTCGGGGATTAGAATCTGAGGAAGCTTTTCAACTGTTTTGTTCCATTGCGTTCAAGAAAAACCTTCCTGAGGAAGGTTATTTGAACCTCTCCAACCGTGCAGTAAATTATGGCGGAGGAATACCGTTGGCTCTTAAAGTTTTGGGATCTAGCCTATATGGTATGACCATACCTCAATGGGAAAGTGCTCTGGATAAGCTACAAAGAAAACCGGCAGTGAAAATCCAAGAGGTACTTAGAAGAAGTTTCGATGGACTAGATCGCACAGAAAAGGAACTGTTCCTTGATGTTGCATGCTTCTTCAGAGGGGATGACGTAAATTTTGTTGCACGTATACTTGGTAGTTCTGCACCTAGCGGAATCAGAGTTCTCAATGATAGATCTCTCATCAGTATCTCAGACAACAAGATAATGATGCATGATTTGATAAAACAAATGGGTTGGGAAATCGTTCGGGAAGAATGCCCTACAAGACCTGGCCGAAGAAGTAGATTGTGGGATCCAGAGGATGTCCGTGCTGTGTTGGCACAAAATACG GGGACTGAGGCAATTGAAGGGATATCCTTTGATTTGTCGGCATTAGGAGAAATACAGTTTACAACTGAAGCTTTTAACAATATGAAAGGACTTCGACTCCTCAAGGTCTTCAGGGACGAACTTTTATCAAATGATCCTAACACAGTGCACCTTCCTGAAGAATTCGAATTTCCTTCCTATGAATTAAGATATCTTCATTGGGATGGATGGAGTTTGGAATCATTGCCATCAAATTTTAAAGGTGAGAACCTGGTTGAACTCAGTTTGAAGCATAGCAGCTTAAAACACCTTTGGAAAGAGAAGAAG TGTCTTGACAATTTAAAGGTCATGGATCTCAGTCACTCTCCATACCTGGTTGAATGTCCGGACTTGTCTGTTGCACCATCTCTGGAGACACTAAATCTTGATGGTTGTACAAGTTTGCATGAGGTGAACCCATCCATTGCTAGGCTGAAAAATCTTAAAACGTTGAATTTGGGAAACTGCAAGATGCTTCACTATTTTCCCAGAATCACTGGATTGGAATCTCTTGAAGTTCTTAATCTTTCTGGGTGCTCAAGACTTAAGAAGTTTCCAGACATGGAAGCCAATATGAGGTCTTTATTGGAGCTTGATTTGGCAGCCACTCCTATCGTAAAACTTCCCTCATCGGTTGGGTATCTCCGATGgcttgttttattaaatatgaaaagctGCAAAGACCTTTGGGCCCTTCCTGGCAGAATTTGTGATTTGAAATCCCTCAAAACTCTCATCCTTTCTGGCTGTTCAAAACTAGAGAGTCTTCCAGAGAACATGGAAAGTATGGAACATTTGGAAAGGCTTCTTTTAGATAGAACATCTATAAGAGAGCTGCCCCATTCAATTCTTCATCTCAAAAGGCTTGTGTTACTGAATCTTAGAAAATGCAAAGACCTCAGGAGTCTTCCAAATAGCATTTGTGAGTTGAAATCTCTTGAAACCCTCATTGTTTCTGGTTGTTCAAAACTCAACAGATTGCCAGAGGACCTGGGAATGTTGCAATGCTTAACGAGTCTTCAAGCTGATGGAACTGCCATAACAAAACCACCCATCACACTTGTTCATTTGACAGACCTTAGAGAGTTATCATTTAGTGGATGCAAAGGATCAACATCTAACTTCTGGATCTCATCCCTTACATTCAGGTTACTGCATAGAGAAAATTCAGATGATATTGGTTTGCAGTTGCCTTCTTTGTCAGGTCTACGCTTCATAGAAAATTTAGATCTAAGTGACTGCAATTTAATGGAAGGAACAATCGATAACAAGCTTTGCCACTTGGACCGTCTGGAAGTATTAAACCTCAGCAGAAACCAATTCGTTAGCATACCTGCAGACATCAGTAGACTTTCTAATCTGAGAGTTCTTTTGGTGAGGCAGTGTCAGCGACTTCAAAAAATTCCGAAGCTTCCACCAAGCATAAAATTATTAGATGCCTGTGATTGCCCCTCCCTGAAGTCTTTACCGATTCCATCTCCGATGATAATCCCACAACACCAGTTGGTTTCCACTTGGCTTTGTCCTGTAAAATTCATGCTATGGAATTGCTCCGGACTATATCCGGATGATGAGGCAATGGTATTAGAGAGACTTCATCAggtctctttctctctctctctctctcaatggTATTATTATATTAACATTATAAAATGCATGGTGCAGAAACTTTTTCCAGAAATAGGATACAGTATTTTGATTCCTGGAAGTAGGATTCCAAAGTGGGCCTGGCATGAGAATATGGGAGCTTCAGTTTCAGCAACCCTGCCTCCAGATTGGCTTGACTATAACTTATTGGGGATTGCTCTATGTGGCGTGTTTGCACTTGAGGCGGGCGAAACTATTCAGCGGCTTGGTGGGATTTGCTGTAATTTTGAATGCAGTGAAGGACCTTATTTTAGTCATTCCATCTCTTGGACACACAGTGGAGACAGAGTTGTTGAGACGGACCACGTGTGGATGGTGTATCTACCTCGCACTCAATTTGTGAAATCAAAGTCTACCCATGCCAGTGTGTTCAAGCACATCAAGGCTTCTTTTAGTCTATCAGGGGCATCCCATGAGGTGAAAAAAATGTGCGATCTGTCTTATATAGGCCCCAAATACAAGTGgtaa